One stretch of Janibacter limosus DNA includes these proteins:
- a CDS encoding MFS transporter, whose translation MTALPKDLPAHEIGPGLRGFWQALPREGRFLLSTVALQHLGRGMTLPFTVIYLHEVRHLSLDAAGTIMALLALVAAVMAGPMGSLTDRLGARWMLIASGVCQSLGAAAMGFATGLPLAITGAVFMGLSASIGWSAANTFISALVRGPLRQRYFGVNFALLNLGIGAGGLIAGAFVDVHAPITFEIIFLVDAVLVLIPGIWLLGPLRHVHARAAHPQEDGATASYATVLRLPGMGWVLLIAVVSSFVGYGQFEAGVPAFARSVSQVSTETIGVLFAANTVVIVLLQFWVLQRIDGHRRTRVGLVMLVLWFGAWGAMGLSGLLPASLTAAVLVVVFGALFGLGETLLQPTLPAITNDMAPDHLRGRVNAAQSTAFMSGGVLGPLVAGVLLDRGLGGLFIGLIVAGLVVTGWLLLRLERIISPEVNGIAAQPLEPAEA comes from the coding sequence GTGACCGCCCTGCCCAAGGACCTGCCTGCCCACGAGATCGGGCCCGGCCTGCGAGGGTTCTGGCAGGCACTGCCGCGCGAAGGGAGGTTCCTCCTCTCCACGGTCGCCCTCCAGCACCTCGGCCGGGGCATGACCCTGCCCTTCACCGTCATCTACCTGCACGAGGTGCGTCACCTCTCCCTCGACGCCGCCGGCACGATCATGGCGCTGCTCGCCCTCGTGGCCGCGGTCATGGCGGGCCCCATGGGCTCGCTCACCGACCGGCTCGGCGCCCGGTGGATGCTCATCGCGTCCGGGGTCTGCCAGAGCCTCGGCGCCGCCGCGATGGGCTTCGCCACCGGGCTCCCCCTCGCCATCACCGGTGCCGTCTTCATGGGCCTGTCGGCGAGCATCGGCTGGTCCGCGGCCAACACCTTCATCTCCGCGCTCGTGCGCGGCCCCCTGCGCCAGCGCTACTTCGGCGTCAACTTCGCCCTGCTCAACCTCGGCATCGGCGCCGGCGGCCTCATCGCCGGTGCCTTCGTCGACGTCCACGCCCCGATCACCTTCGAGATCATCTTCCTCGTCGACGCGGTCCTGGTGCTCATCCCCGGGATCTGGCTGCTGGGCCCCCTTCGCCATGTCCACGCCCGCGCCGCCCACCCGCAGGAGGACGGCGCGACCGCCAGCTACGCCACCGTCCTGCGCCTGCCCGGCATGGGCTGGGTGCTGCTCATCGCCGTCGTGTCGAGCTTCGTCGGCTACGGCCAGTTCGAGGCCGGCGTCCCTGCCTTCGCCCGCTCCGTCTCCCAGGTGAGCACCGAGACGATCGGCGTGCTCTTCGCGGCCAACACCGTGGTCATCGTGCTCCTGCAGTTCTGGGTGCTGCAGCGCATCGACGGCCACCGGCGCACCCGGGTGGGGCTGGTCATGCTCGTCCTGTGGTTCGGCGCCTGGGGCGCGATGGGCCTGAGCGGGCTGCTGCCCGCCAGCCTGACCGCGGCCGTCCTCGTCGTCGTCTTCGGTGCGCTCTTCGGCCTCGGCGAGACCCTCCTGCAGCCGACCCTGCCGGCGATCACCAACGACATGGCGCCCGACCACCTGCGAGGCCGGGTCAACGCCGCCCAGTCGACCGCCTTCATGTCCGGCGGGGTCCTCGGCCCGCTCGTGGCCGGTGTCCTGCTCGACCGCGGCCTGGGCGGTCTCTTCATCGGCCTGATCGTCGCCGGGCTCGTCGTCACCGGCTGGCTGCTGCTGCGGCTCGAGCGGATCATCAGCCCCGAGGTCAACGGCATTGCTGCCCAGCCACTCGAGCCGGCGGAGGCCTGA
- a CDS encoding helicase-associated domain-containing protein, with product MRSLAEDIRHRTDEELVALLELRPDLARPQPADLTALAARASTRASTARAVDHLDLPHLAALQACAVTGTTDPAAIAPLLGLTEGSAAALLVDLTTAALLWRSSEGTALSRTVADVLGPHPAGLGPTAQAVGHSLPDDLPAALERIGPQERAVLERIARHGPTAAVPADPEGPAGRAVAGLVDAGLVVAPDNQHVLLPREVGLLVRGGRILDPSPGLDAASARALDPDDVDRAATASATEVVALVDELLDRVDDLRPRVLRSGGLAVRDLRALAGRVDLDEASATFLLELALGAGLLGDDHALEPTWRLTTTLDEWRALPPAGRWVGLAGPWLRSLRASVVPAPEDGGRVNALSESMVWPPVRALRRELLEILADLPRGSSPDGPEMLERLRHGRPRRMPHGADEAVAALLREGEQLGVTGRGALGSVGRLLLDDEVAAGQLLETMVPEPVDRLLLQADLTAVVPGTPVPELAGLLRRSATLESRGGASVHRFTETSLRSALDSGWTADELLETLARFSASPVPQPLDYLVRDVARRHGQLRVGSASSYLRSDDAAHLEALLTHRDLSHLQLRQLAPTVLVSPVGPTVLLESLREVGASPALEGSGGVVASKPAAPRITPRRERPVTEVAPEPSTEVLARLREGEARADRQRSIPDDGAPTIPALDPASSSALLREAAADRLPVWLGVTDAVGSTRRFLFHPTKVDGGRIIGEVDAQPQVFSLHRIIGVVIQG from the coding sequence GTGCGCTCCCTCGCCGAGGACATCCGCCACCGCACCGACGAGGAGCTGGTGGCCCTGCTGGAGCTGCGTCCGGACCTGGCCCGGCCGCAGCCCGCTGACCTCACCGCCCTCGCTGCTCGTGCCAGTACGCGCGCCTCCACGGCTCGCGCCGTCGACCACCTCGACCTGCCGCACCTGGCGGCCCTGCAGGCCTGCGCCGTCACCGGCACCACCGATCCCGCGGCGATCGCCCCCCTCCTCGGCCTGACCGAAGGGAGCGCTGCCGCCCTCCTCGTCGACCTCACCACCGCAGCCCTGCTGTGGCGCTCGAGCGAGGGGACGGCCCTGTCCCGCACGGTCGCCGACGTGCTCGGTCCGCACCCTGCCGGCCTGGGGCCCACGGCCCAGGCCGTCGGGCACTCCCTCCCCGACGACCTGCCTGCGGCTCTCGAGCGGATCGGCCCGCAGGAGCGCGCGGTCCTGGAGCGGATCGCCCGCCACGGCCCGACCGCGGCCGTGCCGGCCGACCCCGAGGGGCCCGCCGGCCGCGCCGTCGCCGGGCTCGTCGATGCCGGCCTGGTGGTCGCCCCCGACAACCAGCACGTGCTGCTCCCCCGCGAGGTCGGCCTGCTCGTGCGCGGTGGACGCATCCTCGACCCCTCGCCCGGCCTCGACGCAGCGAGTGCCCGAGCCCTCGACCCCGACGACGTCGACCGCGCAGCGACGGCCAGCGCCACCGAGGTCGTCGCGCTCGTCGACGAGCTGCTCGACCGGGTCGACGACCTGCGCCCGAGGGTCCTGCGCAGCGGCGGCCTGGCCGTGCGTGACCTGCGCGCCCTCGCCGGTCGGGTCGACCTCGACGAGGCGAGCGCCACCTTCCTGCTGGAGCTGGCGCTCGGCGCCGGGCTCCTCGGCGACGACCACGCCCTCGAGCCGACCTGGCGCCTCACGACGACGCTCGACGAGTGGCGGGCCCTCCCGCCGGCCGGCCGCTGGGTCGGCCTGGCCGGGCCGTGGCTGCGGTCCCTGCGCGCCAGCGTGGTCCCCGCCCCCGAGGACGGCGGGCGGGTCAACGCCCTGTCGGAGAGCATGGTCTGGCCGCCGGTGCGCGCCCTGCGCCGCGAGCTGCTCGAGATCCTGGCCGACCTGCCCCGTGGCAGCTCACCCGACGGCCCCGAGATGCTGGAGCGACTGCGCCACGGGCGCCCCCGCCGCATGCCGCACGGGGCCGACGAGGCCGTGGCCGCCCTCCTGCGCGAGGGCGAGCAGCTCGGCGTCACCGGCCGGGGTGCGCTCGGCTCCGTCGGTCGACTGCTGCTCGACGACGAGGTGGCCGCCGGCCAGCTGCTCGAGACCATGGTCCCCGAGCCGGTCGACCGGCTCCTCCTCCAGGCCGACCTCACCGCGGTCGTGCCCGGGACCCCGGTGCCCGAGCTCGCGGGGCTGCTGCGGCGCAGCGCGACGCTCGAGTCCCGTGGTGGCGCCAGCGTGCACCGCTTCACCGAGACCTCCCTCCGGTCCGCCCTGGACTCCGGCTGGACCGCCGACGAGCTGCTCGAGACGCTCGCCCGGTTCAGCGCCAGCCCCGTCCCCCAGCCGCTGGACTACCTGGTGCGCGATGTCGCACGGCGCCACGGGCAGCTGCGCGTCGGCAGCGCGAGCAGCTACCTGCGCAGCGACGACGCCGCCCACCTCGAGGCGCTGCTCACCCACCGCGACCTGAGCCACCTGCAGCTGCGGCAGCTCGCGCCGACCGTGCTCGTCTCCCCCGTGGGGCCGACCGTCCTGCTGGAGTCGCTGCGCGAGGTCGGCGCCTCACCGGCTCTCGAGGGGTCCGGAGGTGTGGTCGCGAGCAAGCCTGCAGCGCCGCGCATCACCCCCCGCCGCGAGCGTCCGGTCACCGAGGTCGCCCCGGAGCCCTCGACCGAGGTGCTCGCCCGCCTGCGCGAGGGCGAGGCTCGCGCCGACCGGCAGCGCAGCATCCCGGACGACGGTGCCCCGACGATCCCGGCGCTCGACCCGGCGAGCAGCTCCGCGCTCCTGCGCGAGGCTGCCGCCGACCGGCTCCCGGTCTGGCTCGGGGTCACCGACGCGGTCGGGTCGACCCGCCGGTTCCTCTTCCACCCCACCAAGGTCGACGGGGGTCGCATCATCGGTGAGGTCGACGCCCAGCCGCAGGTCTTCAGCCTGCACCGCATCATCGGTGTGGTCATCCAGGGCTGA
- a CDS encoding hydroxymethylglutaryl-CoA lyase encodes MSRALPQSEPMTDLPPRVTIYEVGARDGLQNEKGVVPTDVKAQFVRRLVAAGLQTIETTSFVSPRWVPQLADATELLADLGEVGRGPLRPVLVPNERGLERALEAGVGAVAIFGSATETFAQKNLGRSREESVEMFKPVVKRAQDAGLWVRAYVSMCFGDPWEGPVPVGQVADACAELMDLGCDQLSIGDTIGTGTAGHVEALLAELGRRDIGVERIGVHFHDTYGQALANTLTALRAGVSVVDASTGGLGGCPYAKSATGNLATEDLVWMLDGAGVETGVDLDALVETSVWMAEQLGKPSPSRVVKALAGA; translated from the coding sequence ATGAGCCGTGCACTGCCGCAGAGCGAGCCGATGACAGACCTGCCTCCCCGGGTGACGATCTACGAGGTCGGCGCGCGGGACGGCCTGCAGAACGAGAAGGGTGTCGTCCCCACCGACGTCAAGGCGCAGTTCGTGCGGCGGCTGGTCGCTGCCGGCCTGCAGACCATCGAGACGACCTCCTTCGTCTCGCCGCGGTGGGTGCCGCAGCTGGCGGACGCCACCGAGCTCCTGGCCGACCTCGGCGAGGTGGGGCGCGGCCCCCTTCGTCCCGTGCTCGTGCCCAACGAGCGGGGCTTGGAGCGGGCGCTGGAGGCGGGCGTCGGGGCGGTCGCGATCTTCGGCAGCGCGACCGAGACCTTCGCGCAGAAGAACCTCGGACGCTCCCGCGAGGAGTCGGTCGAGATGTTCAAGCCCGTCGTCAAGCGGGCACAGGACGCGGGCCTGTGGGTGCGCGCCTACGTGTCGATGTGCTTCGGCGACCCGTGGGAGGGGCCGGTGCCCGTGGGGCAGGTCGCCGACGCGTGCGCGGAGCTGATGGACCTCGGCTGCGACCAGCTGTCGATCGGCGACACGATCGGCACGGGCACAGCGGGGCACGTCGAGGCGCTGCTGGCCGAGCTCGGCAGGCGCGACATCGGCGTGGAGCGGATCGGCGTGCACTTCCACGACACCTACGGCCAGGCGCTGGCCAACACCCTGACCGCGCTGCGTGCCGGCGTGAGCGTCGTCGACGCCTCCACCGGAGGCCTCGGCGGCTGCCCCTATGCCAAGTCGGCCACCGGCAACCTCGCGACCGAGGACCTGGTCTGGATGCTCGACGGGGCGGGCGTGGAGACCGGTGTCGACCTCGACGCCCTCGTCGAGACGAGCGTGTGGATGGCCGAGCAGCTCGGCAAGCCCTCGCCGTCGCGGGTGGTCAAGGCGCTCGCCGGAGCCTGA
- a CDS encoding DNA repair helicase XPB: protein MALDGALIVQSDKTLLLEVDHERSADARRAIAPFAELERAPEHIHTYRVTPLGLWNARAAGHDAEQVVNALLTHSRYPVPQALLVDIAETMDRYGRLVLEKDGDQLVLRTTDRAVLTEVMRHKKIMPLLGEMLSPDEVVVHPSERGTLKQELLKVGWPAEDRAGYVDGEAHPIALLEDGWSLRPYQQQAVDGFWDGGSGVVVLPCGAGKTLVGAGAMAAAKATTLILVTNTVSARQWKQELLERTTLTEEEIGEYSGARKEIRPVTIATYQVLTLRRKGIYPHLDLLDARDWGLVVYDEVHLLPAPIFRMTADLQARRRLGLTATLVREDGREADVFSLIGPKRFDAPWKDIEAQGYIAPADCVEVRVSLTDSERMAYATAEAEDRYRLASCSPVKLGVVRTIVDQHRGQPTLVIGQYLDQLHELAEQLDADLITGETPVKQRQELFADFREGRSNLLVVSKVANFSVDLPEASVAIQVSGTFGSRQEEAQRLGRVLRPKEDGRTAHFYTVVTRDTVDAEFAAHRQRFLAEQGYAYRILDADDL from the coding sequence GTGGCCCTCGACGGCGCGCTCATCGTCCAGAGCGACAAGACCCTCCTGCTCGAGGTCGACCACGAGCGCTCGGCCGACGCGCGGCGGGCCATCGCCCCCTTCGCCGAGCTGGAGCGGGCCCCGGAGCACATCCACACCTACCGCGTGACCCCGCTCGGGCTGTGGAACGCCCGCGCCGCGGGCCACGACGCCGAGCAGGTCGTCAATGCCCTGCTCACCCACTCGCGCTACCCCGTGCCCCAGGCCCTGCTCGTCGACATCGCCGAGACGATGGACCGCTACGGCCGGCTCGTCCTGGAGAAGGACGGCGACCAACTCGTCCTGCGCACCACCGACCGCGCGGTGCTCACCGAGGTCATGCGCCACAAGAAGATCATGCCGCTGCTCGGCGAGATGCTCTCCCCCGACGAGGTCGTCGTGCACCCCTCGGAGCGCGGCACCCTCAAGCAGGAACTGCTCAAGGTGGGCTGGCCCGCGGAGGACCGCGCCGGTTACGTGGACGGCGAGGCGCACCCCATCGCGCTGCTCGAGGACGGCTGGTCCCTGCGGCCCTACCAGCAGCAGGCGGTCGACGGGTTCTGGGACGGTGGCTCGGGCGTCGTCGTCCTGCCCTGCGGGGCGGGCAAGACGCTGGTCGGCGCGGGCGCGATGGCGGCTGCCAAGGCGACCACCCTCATCCTCGTGACCAACACGGTGAGCGCCCGGCAGTGGAAGCAGGAGCTGCTCGAGCGCACCACGCTGACCGAGGAGGAGATCGGCGAGTACTCCGGTGCCCGCAAGGAGATCCGGCCGGTCACCATCGCGACCTACCAGGTCCTCACGCTCCGGCGGAAGGGGATCTACCCTCACCTCGACCTGCTCGACGCCCGCGACTGGGGCCTGGTCGTCTACGACGAGGTCCACCTGCTGCCGGCTCCGATCTTCCGGATGACGGCCGACCTGCAGGCCCGCCGTCGCCTCGGCCTGACGGCGACCCTCGTGCGTGAGGACGGCCGCGAGGCCGATGTCTTCTCGCTCATCGGGCCCAAGCGCTTCGACGCGCCGTGGAAGGACATCGAGGCGCAGGGCTACATCGCGCCCGCGGACTGCGTCGAGGTCCGGGTGAGCCTGACCGACTCCGAGCGGATGGCCTATGCCACCGCCGAGGCGGAGGACCGCTACCGGCTCGCCTCCTGCTCCCCGGTCAAGCTCGGGGTCGTGCGCACGATCGTCGATCAGCACCGGGGCCAGCCCACGCTCGTCATAGGCCAGTACCTCGACCAGCTGCACGAGCTCGCCGAGCAGCTCGACGCCGATCTCATCACGGGCGAGACCCCCGTCAAGCAGCGGCAAGAGCTCTTCGCCGACTTCCGCGAAGGGAGGTCCAACCTCCTCGTCGTGTCCAAGGTGGCCAACTTCTCCGTCGACCTCCCCGAGGCGAGCGTCGCGATCCAGGTCAGCGGCACCTTCGGCTCACGCCAGGAGGAGGCCCAGCGCCTGGGCCGGGTGCTGCGGCCCAAGGAGGACGGGCGCACCGCGCACTTCTACACCGTCGTCACACGCGACACCGTCGACGCGGAGTTCGCCGCCCACCGGCAGCGCTTCCTCGCCGAGCAGGGTTACGCCTACCGGATCCTCGACGCCGACGACCTCTGA
- the ehuA gene encoding ectoine/hydroxyectoine ABC transporter ATP-binding protein EhuA, whose product MSTDQTGGAPPSSAAPPVIRFEGVEKKFGDNTVLSGLSFDVAQGERVTLIGPSGSGKTTILRLVMTLEELTDGYIWIDGQPLTHDRRDGKRIRLREKEVAATRKKIGMVFQHFNLFPNMSVIDNVTEAPVHVLGRGKEEARERALSLLDQVGLKDRADEHPSRLSGGQKQRVAIARALAMDPKILLLDEVTSALDPELVGDVLGVLRDVADSTDISMLIVTHEMSFARDVSHKVMMFDGGQVLEQGPPDEILGNPSHERTRKFLDSIL is encoded by the coding sequence TTGTCTACTGACCAGACCGGGGGGGCACCCCCTTCGTCCGCAGCGCCGCCCGTCATCCGCTTCGAGGGTGTCGAGAAGAAGTTCGGCGACAACACCGTCCTGTCCGGTCTCAGCTTCGACGTCGCCCAGGGCGAGCGGGTCACGCTCATCGGCCCGAGCGGGTCCGGCAAGACCACGATCCTGCGGCTGGTGATGACCCTCGAGGAGCTCACCGACGGCTACATCTGGATCGACGGCCAGCCGCTCACCCACGACCGTCGCGACGGCAAGCGGATCCGTCTGCGGGAGAAGGAGGTCGCCGCCACCCGCAAGAAGATCGGGATGGTCTTCCAGCACTTCAACCTCTTCCCCAACATGTCGGTCATCGACAACGTCACCGAGGCCCCGGTGCACGTGCTGGGCCGCGGCAAGGAGGAGGCCCGTGAGCGGGCGCTCTCCCTGCTCGACCAGGTGGGGCTGAAGGACCGGGCCGACGAGCACCCGAGCCGGCTCTCCGGTGGTCAGAAGCAGCGCGTGGCGATCGCCCGCGCGCTCGCGATGGACCCCAAGATCCTGCTGCTCGACGAGGTCACCTCGGCGCTCGACCCCGAGCTCGTCGGTGACGTGCTCGGCGTCCTGCGTGATGTCGCCGACTCGACGGACATCTCGATGCTCATCGTCACCCACGAGATGAGCTTCGCCCGCGACGTGTCGCACAAGGTGATGATGTTCGACGGGGGCCAGGTCCTCGAGCAGGGGCCACCCGACGAGATCCTCGGCAACCCGTCGCACGAGCGCACCCGCAAGTTCCTCGACTCGATCCTCTGA
- a CDS encoding amino acid ABC transporter permease, translated as MPAITFDEFWSWEAAADLLPEVLTAFVKVTLLVTVVGTLVAVVVGMLLAVLTQVAPRIVAAPVRWVMDVIRMTPLIVQLVFASYLVPVSWDLLWVGTAVIGIHYSTYMAESFIGGIRSVDPGQWEAARALSLPQGRTWSAIVLPQAVRSTLPALGNWMISMFKDTPYLFAITVLEMVTVAQQAGGSTFRYNEAFTIAGLIFLVASLVTAFAVRRLEKALVY; from the coding sequence ATGCCCGCGATCACCTTCGACGAGTTCTGGAGCTGGGAGGCAGCGGCCGATCTGCTGCCCGAGGTGCTCACCGCCTTCGTCAAGGTCACCCTGCTCGTCACCGTCGTCGGCACCCTCGTCGCCGTCGTCGTCGGCATGCTGCTCGCCGTCCTCACCCAGGTCGCGCCACGGATCGTGGCCGCGCCCGTGCGCTGGGTCATGGACGTGATCCGGATGACGCCGCTGATCGTCCAGCTGGTCTTCGCCAGCTATCTCGTGCCCGTCTCCTGGGACCTGCTGTGGGTCGGCACCGCGGTCATCGGGATCCACTACTCGACCTACATGGCCGAGTCCTTCATCGGCGGCATCAGGTCCGTCGACCCCGGCCAGTGGGAGGCGGCGCGGGCGCTCAGCCTGCCGCAGGGGCGCACCTGGAGTGCGATCGTCCTGCCGCAGGCAGTGCGCTCGACCCTGCCCGCCCTGGGCAACTGGATGATCTCGATGTTCAAGGACACCCCCTACCTCTTCGCGATCACGGTCCTCGAGATGGTCACCGTCGCGCAGCAGGCCGGCGGTTCCACCTTCCGCTACAACGAGGCCTTCACGATCGCCGGCCTGATCTTCCTCGTGGCGAGCCTTGTCACCGCCTTCGCCGTCCGCAGATTGGAAAAAGCACTTGTCTACTGA
- the ehuC gene encoding ectoine/hydroxyectoine ABC transporter permease subunit EhuC, protein MSDNLDALQAALPQLAEGVLVTLQLTVGGAVLAFVVSVGFGLLSISPVAPLRWLSTIVVEFFRGTSLVVQVFWLYYVMPLFGVSMDAVLTGVIALGLNYGAYGAEVVRGSINAVDKGQWEGAKALNMSPLTRMRRIIWPQAWVLMLSGYNNLLIMLIKGTAVALFIGLQDFAYELDELRVDTTTIFAYGIGLLVYYLFALVFSSGLRQLETRARRRLGLSARSAHATAGAAL, encoded by the coding sequence GTGAGCGACAACCTCGATGCGCTCCAAGCGGCCCTGCCGCAGCTGGCCGAGGGTGTGCTCGTCACGCTCCAGCTGACTGTCGGCGGGGCCGTCCTGGCCTTCGTCGTCTCGGTGGGCTTCGGGTTGTTGAGCATCAGCCCGGTCGCGCCGCTGAGGTGGCTCTCGACCATCGTCGTGGAGTTCTTCCGGGGGACCTCGCTCGTCGTGCAGGTCTTCTGGCTCTACTACGTCATGCCACTCTTCGGCGTGAGCATGGATGCGGTGCTCACCGGCGTCATCGCCCTCGGTCTGAACTACGGCGCCTACGGCGCCGAGGTCGTGCGCGGCTCGATCAACGCGGTGGACAAGGGGCAGTGGGAGGGCGCCAAGGCCCTCAACATGTCGCCGCTGACGAGGATGCGCCGGATCATCTGGCCGCAGGCGTGGGTGCTCATGCTCTCGGGGTACAACAACCTGCTCATCATGCTCATCAAGGGCACGGCAGTGGCCCTCTTCATCGGGCTGCAGGACTTCGCCTACGAGCTCGACGAGCTGCGTGTCGACACGACGACGATCTTCGCCTACGGCATCGGACTGCTGGTCTACTACCTCTTCGCGCTCGTCTTCTCCTCCGGACTCAGACAGCTCGAGACACGCGCCCGCCGCCGACTCGGCCTGTCCGCCCGTAGTGCCCACGCGACCGCCGGAGCCGCCCTGTGA
- the ehuB gene encoding ectoine/hydroxyectoine ABC transporter substrate-binding protein EhuB, translating into MRYTRTLAGTAALTLALTLAACGDSGSDGASEGGGDHLAELQDKGTITVAFAGEDPYSFEKDGELTGATIALHKQIFKELGINEVKGVKTEWAALIPGLKAGRYDAVSAGMSILPERCKEADFGDPEILYTTALMVPEGNPKNLKNLDDVKTSGAKLSTMTGAIESDYAKSLGIENTEVKSPQDGMDGVVRGRSDVFALTGISLRTMAEKADNSKVEVTEPFVAVVDGKQQVGAGATVFKKGDDSLREAYNKELAKITGDEKAYTDVIGEFGFTDAERPKGDLTTEQLCAGELPDAK; encoded by the coding sequence GTGCGATACACGCGAACCCTGGCCGGAACCGCGGCCCTGACCCTGGCACTCACCCTCGCCGCCTGTGGTGACTCCGGTTCCGACGGAGCCTCCGAGGGAGGTGGTGACCACCTCGCCGAGCTGCAGGACAAGGGGACGATCACCGTCGCCTTCGCCGGTGAGGACCCGTACTCCTTCGAGAAGGACGGCGAGCTCACCGGCGCGACGATCGCCCTGCACAAGCAGATCTTCAAGGAGCTCGGGATCAACGAGGTCAAGGGCGTCAAGACCGAGTGGGCTGCCCTCATCCCGGGGTTGAAGGCTGGCCGCTACGACGCGGTCTCGGCGGGCATGTCGATCCTGCCGGAGCGGTGCAAGGAGGCCGACTTCGGTGACCCGGAGATCCTCTACACGACCGCGCTCATGGTCCCTGAGGGCAACCCCAAGAACCTCAAGAACCTCGACGACGTCAAGACGTCCGGCGCCAAGCTCTCGACGATGACCGGCGCCATCGAGTCCGACTACGCGAAGTCCCTCGGCATCGAGAACACCGAGGTCAAGTCGCCGCAGGACGGCATGGACGGTGTCGTGCGTGGCCGCAGCGATGTCTTCGCCCTCACCGGGATCTCGCTGCGCACCATGGCCGAGAAGGCCGACAACTCCAAGGTCGAGGTGACCGAGCCCTTCGTGGCCGTCGTCGACGGCAAGCAGCAGGTCGGAGCCGGCGCGACGGTCTTCAAGAAGGGTGACGACTCCCTGCGCGAGGCCTACAACAAGGAGCTCGCGAAGATCACCGGCGACGAGAAGGCCTACACGGACGTCATCGGCGAGTTCGGCTTCACCGACGCCGAGCGTCCCAAGGGTGACCTGACGACCGAGCAGCTCTGCGCCGGAGAGCTGCCGGACGCGAAGTGA
- a CDS encoding response regulator transcription factor, with translation MSTHATPAETSPHLLVVEDEPNIRELLATSLRFAGFQVEVAGDGATALDIVHRLEPDLIVLDVMLPDIDGFEVASRLRAAERHQPILFLTARDSLDDKIKGLTVGGDDYVTKPFSLEEVIARIRVILRRTQDVPFAESVLRFADLELDDEGHEVRRAGRSIDVSPTEFKLLRYLMLNPNRVLSKAQILDHVWDYDFRGEMGIVESYISYLRRKIDTEGLPTLIHTKRGFGYVLRLPPE, from the coding sequence GTGAGCACTCATGCGACCCCTGCCGAGACGAGCCCGCACCTGCTCGTCGTCGAGGACGAGCCCAACATCCGTGAGCTCCTGGCGACCTCGCTGCGCTTCGCCGGGTTCCAGGTCGAGGTGGCCGGCGACGGCGCCACTGCGCTCGACATCGTCCACCGCCTCGAGCCCGACCTGATCGTGCTGGACGTCATGCTCCCCGACATCGACGGCTTCGAGGTCGCCTCCAGGCTGCGGGCGGCAGAGCGGCACCAGCCGATCCTCTTCCTCACTGCGCGCGACTCGCTCGACGACAAGATCAAGGGCCTGACCGTCGGCGGCGACGACTACGTCACCAAGCCCTTCTCCCTCGAGGAGGTCATCGCCCGCATCCGGGTCATCCTGCGCCGCACGCAGGACGTGCCCTTCGCCGAGTCGGTGCTGCGTTTCGCCGACCTCGAGCTCGACGACGAGGGGCACGAGGTCCGGCGTGCCGGTCGCTCCATCGACGTCTCCCCCACGGAGTTCAAGCTGCTGCGCTACCTGATGCTCAACCCCAACCGGGTGCTGTCCAAGGCGCAGATCCTCGACCACGTGTGGGACTACGACTTCCGCGGGGAGATGGGGATCGTCGAGTCCTACATCTCCTACCTGCGGCGCAAGATCGACACCGAGGGCCTGCCCACGCTGATCCACACCAAGCGTGGCTTCGGGTACGTGCTGCGCCTGCCCCCGGAATGA